The Miscanthus floridulus cultivar M001 chromosome 17, ASM1932011v1, whole genome shotgun sequence genome has a window encoding:
- the LOC136518576 gene encoding uncharacterized protein has product MSSWLHSSDQRRSWKRSWAARALSSCSLPPPGLLAFFAIVVFFLAVSGYVDYKAIERRAEIGARVFAAPLALAAAFLLFAALSWRRRYWTTRRMRQRAAHHYPWSSSHDASSSSSAAPWGVAVAVAILLLMMTFQESVHSMWFRPLWDSDYYDP; this is encoded by the coding sequence aTGTCGTCGTGGCTGCACTCCTCCGACCAGCGGCGGTCCTGGAAGCGCAGCTGGGCGGCGCGCGCCCTGTCGTCGTGCTCGCTGCCGCCGCCCGGCCTGCTGGCCTTCTTCGCCatcgtcgtcttcttcctcgccgtCTCCGGGTACGTGGACTACAAGGCCATCGAGCGCCGCGCCGAGATCGGCGCCCGCGTCTTCGCCGCGCCgctcgccctcgccgccgcctTCCTCCTCTTCGCCGCGCTCAGCTGGCGCCGCAGGTACTGGACCACCAGGAGGATGAGGCAAAGGGCGGCGCACCACTACCCATGGTCGTCGTCGCACGAtgcgtcctcgtcgtcgtcggcggcgcCGTGGGGCGTGGCGGTTGCGGTGGCCATACTGCTGCTCATGATGACGTTCCAGGAGTCCGTCCACTCCATGTGGTTCAGGCCGCTCTGGGACTCCGACTACTACGACCCCTAA